A genomic region of Serratia fonticola contains the following coding sequences:
- a CDS encoding RNA ligase family protein, which produces MERQRKYGRTYHYPFSPGTTSDDRINNAYWQDIQGINLLIQTEKLDGENNCLNRDGVFARSHAAPTVSAWTRQIRQRWQHIKNDLGDIELFGENLYATHSIEYRALEQDFYLFAVRCKDMWLSWEEVKFYAALFDFACVPELTLSERPQTEAEYRRAVIALAGGAGCFAPHDVHSGLPCTLEGIVTRNAAEFPVAQFSHNVFKYVRKNHVKTDRHWRVNWQRARMAHEYQQEDRHVVPE; this is translated from the coding sequence ATGGAAAGACAAAGAAAATATGGTCGAACGTACCATTATCCTTTCTCACCGGGAACCACCAGTGACGATCGGATCAATAATGCCTATTGGCAGGATATTCAGGGTATTAACCTATTAATACAGACCGAAAAGCTGGATGGTGAAAATAACTGCCTGAATCGCGACGGGGTATTTGCCCGTTCTCACGCAGCGCCGACGGTTTCTGCCTGGACGCGTCAGATCCGTCAGCGTTGGCAGCATATTAAAAATGATTTGGGTGATATTGAACTGTTTGGCGAGAATCTGTATGCCACGCACTCTATCGAATATCGTGCTCTGGAGCAGGATTTCTATTTATTTGCGGTGCGCTGCAAAGATATGTGGCTGAGTTGGGAAGAGGTCAAGTTTTATGCCGCGCTATTTGATTTTGCCTGTGTGCCTGAATTGACGCTGTCCGAACGTCCCCAGACAGAAGCAGAATACCGGCGGGCCGTTATTGCGTTGGCCGGTGGCGCCGGTTGTTTTGCCCCACATGATGTTCATAGCGGCTTGCCCTGTACCCTGGAAGGGATCGTGACCCGCAATGCGGCTGAATTCCCCGTTGCCCAGTTTTCCCATAACGTTTTTAAATACGTACGGAAAAACCACGTGAAGACGGACCGGCACTGGCGGGTGAATTGGCAACGCGCGCGCATGGCGCATGAGTATCAACAGGAGGATCGCCATGTGGTGCCTGAGTGA
- the prfH gene encoding peptide chain release factor H, which translates to MILLQISAAHGPDECCLAVSLALRQFYQEAQALQVDVGKVERESGRQAGTLRSVLLSLSGRSAEQLADRWCGTLQWICESPWRKRRARKNWFIGAARFSPAAVPQESEIRFETLRSSGPGGQHVNKTESAIRATHLASGISVKVQTERSQHANKRLACLLIAHRLEQLEQQQLGEQRAQRRLFHHQIVRGAPVRVFKGDDFTPCQVLAR; encoded by the coding sequence ATGATCTTATTACAGATTTCTGCCGCCCATGGCCCAGACGAATGCTGCCTGGCGGTGAGTCTGGCACTGCGGCAGTTTTACCAAGAGGCGCAGGCGCTACAGGTGGACGTAGGTAAAGTTGAACGGGAAAGCGGCCGCCAGGCGGGGACGTTACGCTCGGTACTGCTATCGCTCAGTGGCCGTTCCGCCGAGCAATTGGCCGATCGCTGGTGTGGCACGTTGCAATGGATTTGTGAAAGCCCATGGCGCAAAAGGCGAGCCAGAAAGAACTGGTTTATTGGTGCCGCCCGTTTTTCTCCGGCCGCCGTTCCCCAGGAGAGTGAAATTCGCTTTGAAACCTTGAGGTCCTCTGGGCCTGGTGGGCAACACGTGAACAAAACGGAATCGGCAATTCGCGCCACTCATCTTGCCAGCGGCATTAGCGTTAAGGTACAGACGGAACGCAGCCAACATGCCAATAAGCGCTTGGCGTGTTTATTGATTGCCCACCGGCTGGAGCAGCTCGAACAGCAGCAGTTGGGGGAACAACGCGCTCAACGGCGGCTGTTTCATCATCAAATCGTTCGCGGCGCACCAGTGCGCGTATTCAAAGGCGATGATTTTACACCCTGCCAGGTGTTAGCGCGTTAA
- a CDS encoding AAA family ATPase yields the protein MWCLSEDKRWAALAERFRWVADMHQVPQDPRHHAEGDVAIHTQRVLAALVGAAEFTVLPPQQRELLWAAALLHDVEKRSTTRVEADGSVTSPNHAKRGELTTRSILYRDIATPFHVREHIAALVRFHGLPLWIMGRPSPERALLSAALRLDTRLLAILARADVFGRDCEDQSRLLENIELFELFCQEQHCWGQARSFASDEQRYHYLTHPQASVDFVPYAQFNSEVILLCALPGMGKDRYIAQHAAGMETISLDNIRRQHRLSPTDKQATGWVVQQAKAQARVLLRRGEPFVWNATNITRQLRCQLVELFTAYRARVKIVYLEVPYAQWQQQNAGREHSVPLRAMEHMLSKLEIPQADEAHEVEWIVKDA from the coding sequence ATGTGGTGCCTGAGTGAAGATAAACGGTGGGCCGCACTGGCTGAACGGTTTCGCTGGGTGGCCGATATGCATCAAGTGCCGCAAGATCCCCGGCATCATGCGGAAGGTGATGTTGCAATCCATACCCAACGGGTGCTGGCGGCGTTGGTTGGTGCCGCCGAGTTTACGGTATTGCCTCCGCAACAACGGGAGTTACTTTGGGCGGCTGCACTGTTACACGATGTGGAAAAGCGCAGCACCACGCGCGTGGAGGCCGATGGTTCAGTGACATCGCCTAATCATGCCAAGCGGGGAGAACTGACAACGCGCTCGATTTTGTATCGGGATATCGCCACACCGTTTCACGTGCGGGAGCACATTGCGGCGCTGGTGCGTTTCCATGGTCTGCCGCTGTGGATCATGGGGCGTCCTTCACCGGAGCGGGCGTTATTATCGGCGGCATTGCGACTGGATACGCGGCTGTTAGCGATACTGGCGCGGGCGGATGTCTTCGGTCGCGATTGTGAGGACCAGAGCCGCTTGCTGGAAAATATCGAACTGTTCGAGCTATTTTGCCAGGAGCAGCACTGTTGGGGGCAGGCCCGGTCTTTCGCCAGTGATGAGCAGCGTTATCACTATCTGACACACCCGCAGGCAAGCGTTGATTTTGTGCCTTATGCGCAGTTTAACAGTGAGGTCATCCTGCTTTGCGCCTTGCCCGGAATGGGGAAGGATCGCTATATCGCCCAACACGCTGCGGGCATGGAGACCATCAGCCTGGACAACATTCGCCGCCAGCATCGGCTTTCGCCTACCGATAAGCAGGCGACTGGCTGGGTGGTGCAGCAAGCCAAGGCGCAGGCCAGGGTACTGCTGCGCCGCGGGGAGCCCTTTGTGTGGAATGCCACCAATATTACGCGCCAGTTACGTTGCCAACTGGTCGAACTGTTCACGGCCTATCGGGCGAGAGTGAAAATTGTTTATCTGGAGGTGCCTTATGCGCAATGGCAGCAGCAAAATGCCGGACGGGAACACAGCGTACCGCTGCGTGCCATGGAACATATGCTGAGTAAATTGGAAATCCCACAAGCTGATGAGGCGCATGAGGTGGAGTGGATTGTCAAGGATGCTTGA